Below is a window of Prionailurus viverrinus isolate Anna unplaced genomic scaffold, UM_Priviv_1.0 scaffold_38, whole genome shotgun sequence DNA.
CCAAACAACTTAAGCATTTGTGACAAAAAGACTTAGTGGGTTGTTTGGAAAAAGAACACACATatgttggaagaaaaataatttaattctctAATAAGCGCAGTCACTAATACGAGGTGATGCCTGCTGGGCCCTGCGTGACTTCTCACGCTGGACTCAGATGGCCACCCCCCATTTCTGTCCCCCATTCCTGTGCCACGGGTTTTTGCCTGGCACTTGCTGTTTGTCCTAGCATCCAGTGACACCGTGGAACTGGGATTGCCGTCACCGTAGCAAAAACACATGCTACAGGCGTGGATTCCCTTGAGCTAGCAGTGTGTGTGCCATGTGACAGATGTCAAGCATTGCTGTGTCACCACCAAATCTTAATAGTCCCCAGGACCGTGTGCCCCCCCAGTGCCCTGGGCGGAGGCTCGGCACAGTGGTGGTAAGCACAGGTAGGGAAGCCAAGCAGTGAGAGCGCCCAGCGGATGGTAGCCAGCGGTCAGGTGTGGACCCTGTGGGAAGGCCTGCGCTGAGAGCCGGATCGCAGGCCCGGTAGACACATCTGGGTGCCCACCTGGCTTCTGCCCTTTGGGAGAAGGGGGATGTTAGAGCCTGACTTAGGAAGCCTGTGAAGGCTCAGCGGTAGAATTTCACATGCAGGGAGCCCGGACCTTTCCTAGGGCTGaccccctgtccccccccccccccccgcccccagggacTGCTACTATGACAACTCTACCACGTGCCCCAAGTGTGCCCGGCTCACCTTGCGGAAGCAGTCACTCTTCCAGGAGCCTGGTCCAGATGTGGATGCCTAGAGCAGCaggcaacccccccccacccccacccaagccTTTCTGGCATCCAACCTGCTGGTCATTGCCAAAGTCAAGGTGTTTTTTGTGTTCTGGAGACCCCAAGGGTGCAGCCCCTGGACGTCTCCCTTGTGCTGGGCCGGAGGGGTGTAAGCAGCACCATGAGGCCCGTCATCTGTCTCCCAGGCATCTGCTGGGATGTGGTGCAGCCTGGCTCTTTGCTGGGTGTGCTGCTGTGAAGGCTTCAGGGCTCCGTAAGCAGGGGAGTGGGCAAAGGGCGTCTCACCTCCCCGGTGGCAAAGAGCCTTGGGGCCGAGGCTGCTGGGCTTTGGCCACCCTGAAAACCCAGAGAGGACTTTGTGGGAGTAGCCAACAAACCCTGGGGATGCTGGCTACATACACCCAGACTTGGCCTGAGGAAAATCTGCAGTGGATGATTTGGATCTACCTGGAggctcccatcccccagccccttgTCTGTTTGGAGGCTTCTAGTTGTCTCTGGCTGGGGTCGTCCACGACTGTCTCCTGAgggctctgcccctgcctcttgAGGTTCTGTCTCTAGGTTCTCCTCTGACAGGACCAGCCCAGGGGTTACCTGTTCTGCACAATGTGGAGGGAAGGGGGCCGTGGTGTCTTCCTCCTACTCCCCCTGCCGCTGCTCAGCCCAGCCTACCCTGGTGCTCCAGGCTAGGTGGCTGGGGGTCCAGTTGGGAGAGGCTGTCCTGCTTCCCAGTTTGGAGCAGGGACTATGCCCCTGGGGGAATTCTAGGTTAGGCAACGGGGTTGGCAGCAGCAGGCCTGTGTGGCTCTTCTGGGAACTCTCTGTCTGAGGAGCTCCATGCTGCTGCCACAGTGCCTGCGGAGGGCTCTGGACGGCCCAGAGACCACCAGCCAGTGGTCTTTGGCTTGGGGCCTGGAGGTGCTGGGAGTATTTGCTCAAGGGAGCTTTGGGCAGGAATCTTAGAGCCCATGCGGGAAGCCTGGAGCACAGGATGTGGAAGGTCCGGTACACCAGCTGACAAATGGGACCCTCAGGCAGAGGGTGAGAACCCACAGGTTCTTCACTGGTGGAGCCACAGTCAACCTCAGTGTTTGCAGGGACGTTTTGTGCTTTAGAGACCTTGCCATTGAGGGGGGAGTCCTGTGGGAAGGGGACATTTCAGGATGTGGCTCTCCAGCCTTTTGTGCCCTCTTGCCCAGACTGTGGTCAGCTGTTGATGCACATGGTTGACATACAtatgtggtgggggtggggtgggcagggaacaTAGCCACTTGGGTATCCATCACCTTTGGCTAGGAAACCCAAGAGGAGATGCTTCAGCCAGCAGAAAAGTCGGCTTAGCCTGGTGGAGGATCAGAGGGGTGGCTAAAGACCGTGTCCCCTCCTCCTGGCTCTTCTGCGCCATCAGAAAAGCCTCCGTTGGTGGCTTTAGGCAATCCTCTCGCTGAGTGTTCTGATCCGCCTTGGGGTAACAGTGAGAAGCAAACATTGGTGAGGTTGGGTCAACAggtccctgccctgcttccccTTCCTCTCGAGGGCTGAAGAGGGGCTTAAGGTCCAGATGCCCTTTTCCTGCACCCCCAGATCCACACATTTTCCACCACTGCTTTCCATTTCTGTCAGAAGGATACTGGCCATTCCCGGCTTTACCGCGTAATGGACGTCACATCATTGTAGTTACAATCGCCACGTCCATAGAAAGCGTTAATAAGTTGCCATCTGCTGGACGAGGAGTTggcccccttttctttttaacaacccccattccctcctccccccatatCGCCATCGTCCCCTTCTGGATGACCGAGTCTTTAAACAAGATCACGTGTGGGTCTTGGAATCCGAGCACTGTAGCCAGAACCCACCAAAGAGCCAGTTTGCACGGCCAGCGCTTCACAGAAAAGCAGCAAGGGACACCTGGTTGTACTGACACCATAGCCGCTGTCTCATTAAATCTGTGTTCTCTAGACTCTGGTGTGTGTGGTGAATTGGGGACAAGACAGGATTCATTGACATGCAGACCAACTGCAGCCTTCCCCATCCAGTGGGGCCAAAGGTGATTCGGTTTGGGGAGTTTGTGGTGAGTGTCAGAGGGCTGAGTGTATGGAGTCCCCTCAGCTCCATGTCTATGAAAGATGAAAACACATAACTTGAGGTTGTTCAGGCTCTAGGAAGCATCGAGCACTGAGCCTGGCGTGCAGAGAATGTTCGGTAAGTAGAAACTGTGTCTTCTGGAGCCCTCATGGTTGAGGGATTATCTCATAACCCAGTGGAATCAGCGGGAAACTGGCTGATCATGCAAGTCACATGTCCAGCTCCTGGCAATCTCTTTCACAAGCTAGACCCACAGAAGGGCCCTCACTGCAACTCAGGACCATTCCCATTGCCCTGGGCTTCAGGAGAACCCTAACTGCCCCTCTCCCAAATTACATTCAAGCCTCTGTATATGTACATTCTTTTCAGAGAGATGATCTACAGTTTTGACCAGGATCTCAAAGGGGCCATGACCCAGCGAATATAAGGAATCTTCTGATAAGACTGTAACCCTAACCGTAAAGAAACCAGAGAGCTCTATGGGCGCAAgcggaagggagggaggaatggtgTGGGAGGGCTGTTTGTGGGCCTGGTCTTGGCATATTTGAGCACACACCTCCAACTACAAGTAACTAAAGCTATACTTGGGATACTTGATGTAAGATGAATATGTTTTCTCTCTTAGGTAATgaaatggtattttctttttaccattaaattttttttaatgtttattcagttttgagagagagagagagagagagagagagagagagagagagaacattagcaggggaggggtagagagagagggagataaagaatctgaagcaggttccaggctctgagttgtcagcacagagcctgacatggggctcgaactcacaaactgtgagatcatgacctcagccaaagtcggatgcccaactgactgagccacccaggagcccctcttttatcatttatatattggCAAACTTAGATATACAGAACCATTGCAAAAACATTCCCATTTACCTATCTCCTGGattccctaaatattttttttttttagcatttatttattttttaagagagagagacagagcaccagcagaggaggggcagagagagaggagacagaatttgaagcaggctccaggctccaagctgtcagcacagagccaggtgcgtggcttcaacccatgaaccgcgagatcatgacctgagctgaagtaggacactcaaccgactgagccacccaggcacccctggagtccctaaatattaacatttaccTCATTTGCTGTATTCTTTCTGTGCACgtgcacatttctttttctgaaccatttggcAGGGAGTTTCAGAGATGATGCTCCTTTGCCTCTAAATACATGCGTCTTCCTGCCAAACAAGGACGTTACAAGGCCACAGTGCACTTATCACTGGGAAATTAACATGGACACATCACAGAACCTACAACAAAACTTACTTAGATTTTGCCATTCAGCTGCTATGTCTGTTTAGTCTTCTCTAATCTGGAAGGGTGCGTGATGGACCCCTTTAAGAAGCACAAGGtaactggggcgcccgggtggctaagtcggttaagtgtctgaccctcagtttccgctcaggtcataatctcacagttttgtgggttcgagccctgtgtcgagtatggagcctgcttgggattctctctgtctctctgcgcctctcccccacttgcgctgtctcagtgtctctcaaaataaataaaagaaaaaaaagcacaagttAGTAATTTTGAAGACTATCCTTCAATGCGGGTTTTTCTGATAGGATTCAGGCTTCGCACGTGGAGTGAGAATTCCCCAGAAGTGGCGCTTTGATCTACTTGTCTCCTGCGTCCTTTTGACATGTTTCTGTCATTCTTTAGGAACCGCTTACTTTCTAGCGTAATAAGGTGTTCTTGGTTTTTCTTGCGCTTTCCCGCTCCTAGCCCTGAAACCAGCCCTTTCCTCAAGGAGCCCCAATAGCTGTTAGTGGACAGTGGTAATTCAGTAAACAAGATGTGGTCGTCGGGTGTGCTCAGTCCTACTGGGCTGTCACTGCTTCCAGGTCCTTTTACCAGACAGGAAATAGTAGCCCTTCATCGACATCTAGTCCTccataaacatattaaaaacatgAGTTCACACTGATACTCCCAATTTCAAAGTAATGCCACaacattctttcccctttttaatATTCGTGATTCCCTTCCTTGACAGAAACCTGGCTCTGTtatctataattatttatttgctcaaTCCTAGAACACACAGAGAGTACCTTCAGCATTGCCAACCTATGCCTCTGTGAAAAAGAAGCCTAGAGTTTAGTATTTTTTTTGAGTTCCTTTTTGTATTTAGTTGAGGGAATACAGTCAAAACACAGCATTCAAAATTCACTTGGGTGTTTCTCCCCTTTCACTGTGCATATGTAATTCATGAGAAATATGGTTCCATTCATGTACTCCGttttatttccctatttttatcttttttaaattggcTTCACACctagtgcaaagcccaacatggggcttgaactcacgaccttgagatcaagagtcagaagtttaagcAACTGAGAGCCACCCGGGGGCCTCttatttgcctattttattgTTGTGATATATTAACATGGTTCCTAAAGTCAGAACTTCACAAGAGGCCatggtgcctggctggttcaacAGAGacttgcctgtctctctctctcaaaaataaacattaaaaaaaatttttttaaaggcactttaaaaaataaaaacctttacaAAAGGTTCGTCAAATATCTTCCTCCCCCGTTCTTTGCTTCTTTCCACCCCTTCCCATCAGGTAACCAATATCTTTGGCCTCTGGCTTCTcctttctgggtttctttttgcAGAAATGAGTATGATACGTGTCTATTTTCTTATTTCGTTtacccctttttttaaataatttttttaacatttattcatttttgagagatggagacagagcatgagtgggggagacacagcagCTGAAGCAGCTGTCAGCACGAAACCCGActcaaggcttgaacccatgaaccgcgagatcatgacctgagctgaagttggacgtttaaccaactgagccacccaggcgcgccccacccccgaccttttttttttttttaagtttgttttttgagagagagagagagcgtgtgaatggtggaggagcagagagagagggagagagaagagagaatccctagcagactctgcactgcagcacagagcctgatgtagagaCTGAagccacgacctgtgagatcatgacctgagccctgcagtgcaggctctgcactgcagcacagagcctgatgtagagaCTGAagccacgacctgtgagatcatgacctgagccctgaaGTCAAGACCccgatgctcaacccactgagccacccaggagcccctcccccttctttcttccaCAAAAATGATAGCATACTGTTTTTTTGCACGTTGCTTTTCTCAAATAATAGTATGCCCTGGAAACCATTCTCTATCAGTCCAGAGTTCTTCCTCCTTTATTACTGTTATCATCATTTACATCTAGAttatatcccattgtatgtaatAACCATTTCATATTTGACCATTCTTCTATATACGAATATTCAGGCTGTCTCCTCACTTTTGCAGTAACAAACAAGGATGCAATAAGTAATCTGtgcacatgtattttcttttgttggaGGTGTATCTTCAGAGTATACTCCTGAAAGTGGGATTGTTAaatcaaaagaaatgtattttttatgagTGTCTGATGTCCCTCCATATTCGTTGTAGCAatctgcattcccatcagcaatgtaggAGGTCCCTGTTAGCCCAGAACGTCACCAACAGAGTGTGTGGCCATACTTTTTGATTATCTGTCAATCTAATTAGTGAGACACAGTATCTGTgtagctttaatttgcatttctctaatcaTGAATGAGGTTgaactttttttgtttcaagacctaatttatttatttatgaattatatCCTTTGTCCACTTTTCTATTGGATTTCTGGTATTTTTTCCTCCTCAATCCTAAGAGTTCTCCATATAGCAGGGATTAGCCCATTGTCTGTGagatgttgcaaatattttcttccaatttatCAACTGCTTTTGACTTTGTAGTGTTTCTCCCATGGAAAAGctcttttgttacatttttatacagtCAAATTAAGTTTTCTTATTTCATCTGGATCTTAAGTCATGGAAAACTTCCCAGCACCCAGGTCCAAGAGGCATTCATCTATGTGCTTTTGTAGTACTCGTatggtttcaatttttatttttggatccACGATCTGTTTATTTAGTCTTGTGTATGCTGTGAGGCAGggatctaattttatctttttccaaatgATTAACCAGTTGTCCCccaccattaaaaacaaaaatcggGGCTTCCAAACTTATTCCACAGGTCTGACTACTGCAATGACTTACTCGCTGACGTTTTATAGTTTGCTTTAATGTCTTAGAAGAGCTAGTCTCCTtgcagttttctctctctttttttaaagttattcattttgagagagagcatgcacacaagcaggggaggggcagagacagacagagggaaagaatccctagcaggctctgcgctgtcagtgtggatcccaacgtggggcttgatctcacaaactgtgagatcgtgacctgagccaaaatccagagtcagatgcttaatagactgagtcacccaggcaccctgcagttttctctttttgaagcAGCATTTTCCTGGGTATTCTTGCATGTGATTATCCTAAGCACATATTTAAGTGaaattttaatgacaaaatttGGTACTCTCAGGTGTCAAAATGAAAATACCAGAAACAAGAGTTTCCAAAGATGTAAAGCATCTGGAAGTAGAGAGGCGTGGCTGGATCTCATCCGCTGAGGTCATCTTGTTGCTTCTGGCTTTATTTTGATTAACGTTTGGTCGCACACACCGAAAAACGACCTAAGACAGTTGCTTTGAGCGCCGCTTTTTCTCATTGTACAATTCCCTGTAGCAGTTGATCGCATCATTGATTGCTCCCGAAACTTTCAGTTTCCAATCATCATTAGGGCCGTCACTTGTAAGGACCCGTAGGCCTGCCTCGAAATGTGAGAAGGCTGCTGAGAGTCTTCCTGTGGTTAGCTGACGCAGGGCAGGTGGGGCATCTTCACTCTCCTCTTCTGCAGGCTCCTGTTCTAGCTGCATCAGTTCCGTGTTTGAGAGATCCTCCTCGTGGGACCTCAGCAACTGGTCCACGTCGGCTTCTACAACCTCTTCAAAAGCCACATTCTTGGCAAGAGTCACAATGTTTTGTTGAAGTTGTGCAATGTTATCTGTTTGGGAAACGCTCTGGAACTGAACACACTCAGGCCAGATCTTCTTCCACACGCTGTTCATCGTTGCCGGTCTCAGCGCCTCCCAAGCTAGTGCAATGTTGTCTACAGCATCCATGATGCTGTAGTTTCTCCAGAACTCCCTGATCATGGCTGTGTCCTCCCCATCTGTTGCTTCTAGGATGTGCTCAAAAGTTCTTCTCACGTAATGAGCTTTGAAGGCGGAGGCTATGCCTTGACCCATGGGCTGGATGGAGTCAGCTGTACTGTCATGAAGATATTCCACCCTTACATTGTCAGACAGATCACTCAAATTTACCGGGTGGCACGGGGCATTGTCTAGGATGAGCAACGCTTTGTGGGTGAGATTATTCTGGGCACAGTATCTTTCAACGGCTGGGCAAAAAAAGTATGTGAACCATTCCTGAAAGATGCTCCTGGTCGCCCAGGCCTTTTTGTTTGAGCGCCAAATTACAGGCAAATTGGGCTTGGAGTATCCTTTCAGAGCCTTGGGGTTTTCCAAGTGGTACACCAATAggggcttcaacttaaagtcccCAGCTGCATTGCCACCAAGAAGCAGCATCAAGCGATCTCTGGATGATTTAAAGCCTGGCTCAGCTTTCTCTTCCACAGAAATAAACGTTCCTTCAGGCATTCTCTTCCAATAAAGCCCCGTCTCATCTACGTTAAAAACCTGCTGGGGGGTATACTCACCTTCTTCAATGATGCTTCTTAGCGCTTCTGGATATATGTCCTTCTTTCCAGGAGCCGTGCTGTTTATCTTGAAGTGGGGCAAACAGTGGCGCTCCTTGAATCTCACGAACCACCCTTTACTTGCAGCAAACTTTTCTGTTTGAGAGCTCGCACCTCTTTCCCGCTGTAAGTCATCAAACAAACTCTTAGCCTTCTCCTGAATAATTGTGACACTCAGGGGCACATT
It encodes the following:
- the LOC125158858 gene encoding tigger transposable element-derived protein 1-like; translated protein: METMERLLHVWLEDQSQRNVPLSVTIIQEKAKSLFDDLQRERGASSQTEKFAASKGWFVRFKERHCLPHFKINSTAPGKKDIYPEALRSIIEEGEYTPQQVFNVDETGLYWKRMPEGTFISVEEKAEPGFKSSRDRLMLLLGGNAAGDFKLKPLLVYHLENPKALKGYSKPNLPVIWRSNKKAWATRSIFQEWFTYFFCPAVERYCAQNNLTHKALLILDNAPCHPVNLSDLSDNVRVEYLHDSTADSIQPMGQGIASAFKAHYVRRTFEHILEATDGEDTAMIREFWRNYSIMDAVDNIALAWEALRPATMNSVWKKIWPECVQFQSVSQTDNIAQLQQNIVTLAKNVAFEEVVEADVDQLLRSHEEDLSNTELMQLEQEPAEEESEDAPPALRQLTTGRLSAAFSHFEAGLRVLTSDGPNDDWKLKVSGAINDAINCYRELYNEKKRRSKQLS